In the Acidaminococcales bacterium genome, one interval contains:
- a CDS encoding D-alanyl-D-alanine carboxypeptidase has translation MNRLNLRLTTGFLALLLAAFFLNATGVSAAHPEPPKTDARFAILIDAYAGKVFYEKNADSKAYPASTTKILTLITALENSGRKDIVTVSANAAGAEGSSCYLRADEEYFLADIYYAMMLESGNDAAIAIAEHIGGSVKGFVQMMNRTAQDIGAYNSHFNNPSGLPDPDHYTTARDMAMIARYAIRHPAFAEIVATDKKAWPRKNRDQPLVLKNTNELLRSYFGANGIKTGSTRSAKHCLVASAKRNGLQLIAVLFYSEPFCWNDAQKLLDYGFSLITPKVVYKKGAPVKAVYVYKGESAAELVAQEDVVLPVVGDYDKYTLEIKAESMLFAPVNVSQHAGTLRILYDGEEIKAIPLFTKAEVGVQNAPLGND, from the coding sequence ATGAACAGACTTAATTTGCGCTTAACAACAGGATTTCTGGCACTTTTGCTTGCCGCTTTTTTCCTCAATGCGACGGGCGTATCGGCCGCGCATCCAGAACCGCCGAAAACCGACGCGCGTTTCGCTATTTTGATCGACGCTTACGCCGGCAAGGTTTTTTATGAGAAAAACGCCGACAGCAAAGCCTATCCGGCCAGCACGACCAAAATACTTACCCTGATCACCGCCCTTGAAAACAGCGGGCGCAAAGACATTGTTACCGTAAGCGCCAACGCGGCCGGCGCTGAAGGTTCAAGCTGTTATCTTAGGGCGGATGAGGAATATTTTCTGGCGGACATTTATTACGCGATGATGCTGGAGTCGGGAAACGATGCGGCGATCGCCATTGCCGAGCATATCGGCGGCAGCGTGAAGGGCTTTGTGCAAATGATGAACCGCACCGCCCAAGACATTGGCGCCTATAACAGCCATTTTAACAACCCGTCCGGCCTGCCTGATCCTGACCATTACACCACTGCCCGCGACATGGCCATGATTGCCCGTTACGCCATCCGTCATCCGGCTTTCGCCGAGATCGTCGCTACCGATAAAAAGGCGTGGCCGCGAAAAAACCGTGATCAACCGCTTGTATTAAAGAACACCAACGAGCTTTTGCGAAGCTATTTTGGCGCCAATGGCATAAAAACGGGCTCCACGCGTTCGGCAAAACACTGCCTGGTGGCGTCCGCCAAGCGTAACGGCCTGCAGTTGATCGCCGTGCTGTTTTATTCGGAGCCTTTCTGTTGGAACGATGCGCAAAAACTGCTGGACTACGGCTTTTCCCTGATAACGCCGAAAGTAGTTTATAAAAAAGGCGCGCCAGTTAAGGCCGTTTACGTATATAAAGGCGAGTCGGCCGCCGAACTGGTTGCCCAAGAAGACGTTGTGCTGCCGGTCGTTGGCGATTATGACAAATATACTCTGGAAATAAAGGCGGAAAGCATGTTGTTCGCGCCTGTAAACGTCAGCCAACACGCCGGTACGCTCAGAATTTTGTATGATGGTGAAGAAATAAAGGCCATCCCGCTTTTTACCAAAGCGGAGGTTGGCGTGCAAAACGCGCCTTTGGGCAACGATTAA
- the scpB gene encoding SMC-Scp complex subunit ScpB: MFYDKFRAHVEAILFASGEPIAAERIGKMLDIPTEHIEDIIFDIKEEFGRDNHGITIRQVAGGYQMCTKKELAETVEKLSMTRDANLSPAAMEALAIIAFRQPATKQEIEFIRGVKSDRILNNLLDSGLIKEAGRKDAAGRPILYATTKEFLVAFGLNSLLDLPKLPDKIFPEEELDKFFDEQT, encoded by the coding sequence GTGTTTTACGATAAATTCCGCGCCCACGTGGAAGCTATCCTGTTTGCCAGCGGAGAGCCGATCGCGGCGGAGAGAATCGGCAAAATGCTTGACATTCCCACCGAGCACATCGAAGATATTATTTTTGACATTAAAGAGGAGTTCGGCAGGGACAATCACGGCATAACCATAAGGCAGGTCGCCGGCGGCTACCAGATGTGCACGAAGAAGGAATTGGCGGAAACGGTCGAGAAACTGTCCATGACGCGCGACGCCAATCTGTCGCCGGCTGCCATGGAAGCCTTGGCCATAATTGCTTTCCGCCAGCCGGCAACCAAGCAGGAGATAGAATTTATCAGGGGCGTCAAGTCGGATAGGATATTAAACAACCTTTTGGATTCCGGCTTGATCAAGGAAGCCGGGCGCAAAGACGCTGCGGGCCGGCCGATTCTTTACGCCACGACCAAGGAGTTTCTGGTTGCTTTCGGGTTAAATTCGCTGCTGGATCTGCCGAAATTGCCTGACAAAATATTTCCCGAGGAAGAATTGGACAAATTTTTTGATGAACAGACTTAA
- a CDS encoding segregation/condensation protein A, with the protein MVTEAAEKYKIITEKFEGPLDLLLHLINKERIDIYDIPVAAVTEQYLAYIFAMREFDMDIASEFLVMAAMLLQIKSRLLLPKQAAAQEEAFGGEEESDPKQALTERLVNYRRFKFMGEKLAGLLKKNSLFATRKPLVVGTGAMLPGRFPVERLLAAIISLLGEKSGIDAYIHSDEFNVQDKIADILSLLKIKGGALTLKETLIRSGSAGELVAAFLAALELLRTGLIKITQPEKFGAIYLYAGDDKSVLR; encoded by the coding sequence TTGGTAACGGAGGCGGCGGAAAAGTATAAAATAATAACCGAAAAATTTGAAGGCCCGCTCGACCTTCTGCTGCATCTTATAAACAAAGAGCGGATCGATATTTATGACATACCTGTCGCCGCAGTTACGGAGCAATATCTTGCCTATATTTTTGCCATGCGGGAATTTGATATGGACATTGCCAGTGAATTTTTGGTGATGGCGGCAATGCTTTTGCAGATAAAGTCCCGCTTGCTGCTGCCTAAGCAGGCGGCTGCGCAAGAGGAAGCGTTTGGCGGCGAGGAAGAAAGCGATCCCAAACAGGCGTTGACCGAACGCTTGGTTAATTACCGGCGCTTTAAGTTTATGGGTGAGAAATTGGCCGGGCTGTTGAAAAAAAATTCTTTGTTCGCCACGCGCAAGCCGCTTGTCGTGGGCACCGGCGCCATGCTGCCGGGGCGTTTCCCTGTGGAGCGGCTGTTGGCCGCCATAATTTCGCTATTAGGAGAAAAAAGCGGCATAGACGCTTATATACATTCCGATGAGTTTAATGTCCAGGACAAAATTGCCGATATCCTCAGCCTCCTGAAAATAAAGGGAGGGGCGCTTACCCTGAAAGAAACGCTTATCAGGTCGGGAAGCGCCGGCGAACTTGTCGCCGCCTTTCTCGCGGCGCTGGAACTTTTGCGCACAGGCTTGATAAAAATAACGCAGCCGGAAAAATTTGGCGCCATTTACCTTTATGCCGGGGATGATAAAAGTGTTTTACGATAA
- the trpS gene encoding tryptophan--tRNA ligase translates to MPDRRIFSGMQPSGRFHLGNYMGALKNWVDLQYDYECYFSIVDIHALTSSYSDTGQLKENIFQMAVDWLSAGLDPQKNIIFLQSQVKEHAELHLYLSMNTPLSWLERVPTYKDKLQQLGAQGKDINTYGFLGYPVLMTADIVLYKADYVPVGEDQIPHVELSREMARRFNYLYGRVFPEPEALLTEAKILPGIDGRKMSKSYDNCIPMGAEPEELREKVRQMITDPARVRKTDKGHPDVCTVYAFHKHFGGSVYENLRKECESGAIGCVACKKLLADNMIAALAPIHERRSYLLRKPQYIREVLEDGAGRARQAAGETMLAVREAMRLW, encoded by the coding sequence ATGCCTGACAGACGTATTTTTAGCGGCATGCAGCCGTCAGGGCGCTTTCATTTGGGCAATTATATGGGCGCCTTGAAGAATTGGGTGGATTTGCAATATGACTATGAATGTTATTTTTCCATTGTTGACATACACGCCCTTACGTCTTCTTACAGCGACACCGGCCAGCTCAAGGAAAACATCTTCCAGATGGCGGTCGATTGGCTGAGCGCTGGGCTGGATCCCCAAAAGAACATTATTTTTCTTCAGTCTCAGGTAAAAGAACACGCCGAACTTCATTTGTATCTTTCGATGAACACGCCGCTTTCCTGGCTGGAGCGCGTGCCTACCTATAAAGACAAATTGCAGCAGTTGGGGGCGCAGGGCAAAGACATAAATACTTACGGTTTTTTAGGCTACCCTGTCCTGATGACCGCCGACATCGTGCTGTATAAGGCCGATTACGTGCCGGTGGGCGAAGATCAGATACCGCACGTGGAACTGTCGAGGGAGATGGCGCGGCGTTTCAATTATTTGTACGGGCGCGTTTTCCCCGAACCGGAGGCACTTTTGACCGAAGCCAAGATTCTGCCGGGCATTGACGGGCGAAAGATGAGCAAATCTTATGACAATTGCATACCTATGGGCGCGGAGCCGGAAGAATTGCGGGAAAAAGTGCGGCAGATGATAACGGATCCGGCGCGGGTCAGAAAAACCGATAAAGGCCATCCGGATGTGTGTACAGTATATGCTTTCCATAAGCATTTCGGCGGCTCCGTATACGAAAATTTGCGCAAAGAATGTGAAAGCGGCGCAATCGGCTGCGTGGCCTGCAAGAAGCTCCTGGCCGACAACATGATCGCAGCGCTCGCGCCGATCCATGAGCGGCGCAGCTACCTTTTGCGCAAACCGCAGTACATAAGGGAAGTGCTGGAAGACGGCGCCGGGCGCGCCCGTCAAGCGGCGGGGGAGACCATGCTGGCCGTCAGGGAAGCGATGCGGCTTTGGTAA
- a CDS encoding site-2 protease family protein, producing the protein MLDFDINVIYRIPALLIALTVHEYAHAAVADSLGDPTPRYMGRLTMNPLAHLDPIGTLMLLVAGFGWAKPVQINSRYFRNVPKSLMAVAFAGPGANFFLAFLATFLLGALNFAGFLSVGVYSFLYWVQLYNVWFGLFNLIPLPPLDGSKILMGALPGRYAWQLARLGDYSNIILLAIVFTGLAGKLLSPLAQTLLLAMRVFVGLIF; encoded by the coding sequence ATGCTGGATTTTGACATTAATGTTATATATCGCATACCCGCGCTGCTGATCGCGCTGACGGTACATGAGTACGCCCACGCTGCGGTGGCCGACTCGTTAGGCGATCCGACGCCGCGTTATATGGGGCGGCTGACGATGAACCCCTTGGCGCATCTTGACCCTATCGGCACGCTTATGCTCCTGGTGGCGGGGTTTGGCTGGGCCAAACCGGTGCAGATAAACTCGCGGTATTTTCGCAATGTGCCCAAATCTTTGATGGCGGTGGCCTTTGCCGGGCCGGGCGCTAATTTCTTTTTGGCTTTCTTGGCGACTTTTCTGCTCGGCGCTTTGAATTTTGCCGGGTTTTTAAGCGTCGGCGTATATTCTTTTCTTTATTGGGTACAGCTTTACAATGTGTGGTTCGGCCTCTTTAACCTTATCCCCCTGCCGCCGCTTGACGGGTCAAAAATACTCATGGGGGCGCTGCCGGGGCGGTACGCGTGGCAATTGGCGAGGCTGGGCGACTACAGCAACATAATACTTCTGGCGATAGTGTTTACCGGCCTGGCGGGCAAGCTTTTGTCGCCGCTGGCGCAAACTCTGCTTTTGGCCATGCGCGTGTTTGTGGGCCTGATATTTTAA
- a CDS encoding enoyl-CoA hydratase/isomerase family protein: MSENAVLYETKGRTALITLNRPKQLNALTGGLVDELTESLARAENGKDIRAVVVTGAGRAFCAGGDLDFLSTLSTADERRAFIAKAGKIIKAIYEMPKPVIAMVNGVAAGAGFNIAISCDLVFAADTAKFVQSFARVGLSPDCGGFYHLPRIVGLLKAKEIMFAADMLCAQECLQLRLVNRVLPPEELYGQVMDFADAMASSAPLAMEMTKRALNNTYNAALGETLDFEAFATGMLLGTDDFAEGIKAFKEKRAPVFTGK; the protein is encoded by the coding sequence ATGTCTGAAAACGCGGTACTATATGAAACTAAAGGTAGAACGGCCCTTATCACCTTGAACCGCCCCAAACAATTAAATGCCCTTACCGGCGGCTTGGTGGACGAATTAACCGAAAGCCTTGCCCGGGCGGAAAACGGCAAGGACATACGTGCGGTTGTCGTTACCGGCGCGGGAAGGGCTTTTTGCGCCGGCGGCGACCTTGATTTTCTCTCCACCTTGTCAACGGCGGACGAACGCCGGGCGTTCATCGCCAAAGCGGGCAAAATTATAAAGGCTATTTACGAAATGCCCAAGCCGGTCATCGCTATGGTGAACGGGGTAGCGGCCGGGGCGGGTTTTAACATAGCGATTTCCTGCGACCTTGTGTTCGCCGCCGACACGGCGAAATTTGTGCAAAGTTTCGCCCGGGTCGGGCTTTCGCCTGACTGCGGCGGGTTTTACCATTTGCCGCGGATCGTTGGCTTGCTTAAAGCAAAGGAAATTATGTTCGCGGCCGACATGCTTTGCGCCCAGGAATGTTTACAGTTGCGGCTCGTAAACCGCGTGCTGCCGCCGGAGGAGCTTTACGGGCAGGTAATGGATTTTGCGGACGCGATGGCGTCTTCGGCGCCGCTGGCCATGGAAATGACCAAACGGGCGCTGAACAATACCTACAACGCGGCGCTGGGCGAAACTTTGGATTTCGAGGCTTTTGCTACCGGCATGCTTTTGGGCACGGATGATTTTGCGGAAGGCATAAAGGCGTTCAAGGAAAAACGCGCGCCCGTTTTTACCGGCAAATGA
- the guaB gene encoding IMP dehydrogenase, with the protein MRDDKFGKEGLTFDDVLLVPSQSDVLPHEVNVSTKVSRNIALNIPIMSAGMDTVTECRMAIAMAREGGLGVIHKNMPIAAQADEIDKVKRSEHGVIVDPIYLSPAHKLSDATELMEKYHISGVPITENGKLVGIITNRDLRFETNLGREIKESMTSDGLIVAPVGTSLAEAKEILRKHRIEKLPLVDEHRNLKGLITIKDIEKALKYPNSAKDSNGRLLVAAAVGVGSDLIDRLDAIVAAKVDVVVVDTAHGHSQGVIQTVRNIKKTFPGVELIAGNIATGEAAAALIEAGADALKIGIGPGSICTTRVIAGIGVPQITAVYDCARIARGKGVPVIADGGIKYSGDIAKAIAAGANCVMIGGILAGTEESPGEKVIYQGRSYKVYRGMGSLGAMEHGSKDRYFQENVGKLVPEGIEGRVPYKGFVMDTLYQLVGGLRAGMGYCGVRDIEEMISKTKFIRMTGAGLKESHPHDIVITKEAPNYSL; encoded by the coding sequence ATGCGCGATGATAAATTTGGCAAAGAAGGCCTTACTTTTGACGATGTGCTGCTCGTTCCCAGTCAGTCGGATGTGTTGCCGCACGAAGTAAACGTGTCGACAAAGGTAAGCAGAAACATCGCGCTTAACATCCCTATCATGAGCGCCGGCATGGATACGGTAACCGAATGCCGCATGGCGATTGCCATGGCCAGGGAAGGCGGCCTCGGCGTTATCCATAAAAATATGCCTATAGCGGCGCAGGCGGACGAAATAGACAAAGTTAAAAGATCGGAGCACGGCGTAATAGTTGACCCGATATACTTGTCGCCGGCGCACAAATTGTCCGATGCCACCGAATTGATGGAAAAATACCATATATCAGGCGTGCCGATAACCGAAAACGGCAAACTGGTCGGAATCATAACAAACCGCGACCTTAGGTTCGAGACAAACCTTGGCCGTGAGATAAAAGAAAGCATGACCAGCGACGGCCTTATTGTAGCCCCGGTCGGGACATCGCTGGCCGAAGCCAAGGAGATATTGCGCAAACACCGAATAGAAAAGCTGCCGCTGGTCGATGAACACAGGAACTTAAAAGGGCTCATCACCATCAAGGACATTGAAAAGGCGCTGAAATATCCAAATTCGGCGAAAGATTCCAATGGCCGGCTTTTGGTCGCTGCGGCGGTAGGGGTTGGCAGCGACCTGATCGATCGCCTGGACGCCATAGTGGCCGCGAAAGTGGACGTCGTGGTGGTGGATACGGCGCACGGCCATTCTCAAGGGGTTATCCAAACGGTGCGCAATATCAAAAAAACCTTTCCGGGCGTTGAGCTTATCGCTGGCAACATTGCCACCGGCGAGGCTGCGGCAGCCCTCATTGAAGCGGGGGCGGACGCTTTGAAGATAGGCATAGGCCCCGGTTCGATATGCACTACCCGCGTCATTGCCGGCATTGGCGTGCCGCAGATAACCGCCGTGTACGACTGCGCGCGGATTGCCAGGGGCAAGGGCGTGCCGGTGATTGCCGACGGCGGCATAAAATATTCGGGCGACATTGCCAAAGCGATCGCGGCCGGAGCCAATTGCGTCATGATTGGCGGCATATTGGCCGGTACGGAGGAAAGCCCGGGCGAGAAGGTCATATATCAGGGCCGTTCCTACAAAGTCTATCGCGGCATGGGTTCTTTGGGGGCGATGGAACACGGCAGCAAAGACCGGTATTTCCAGGAAAATGTCGGCAAACTTGTGCCGGAAGGCATTGAAGGGCGCGTACCTTACAAAGGTTTTGTCATGGACACGCTTTATCAACTGGTGGGCGGCCTGCGGGCGGGAATGGGTTATTGCGGCGTGCGCGATATCGAAGAGATGATCAGCAAGACAAAATTTATCCGCATGACCGGCGCGGGGCTCAAGGAAAGCCATCCGCACGATATAGTCATAACCAAAGAAGCTCCTAATTACAGCTTATGA
- a CDS encoding response regulator yields MLNECTRDMQKLMAELEVCRSQLARARLVATELERENKLLAAKSGRNPFAAAEEKSLHWLYNKLVLESCPEIIVFFDENLRFVIGSRACINELGHCENTNIGGFALKDVFAPKVAESWIANIERQCAKVLRTRLSCRDSGVIPYIGGTFGYAQTSVSPVMDESGVCRGVLLVINDITELTLTKERAEAAALSKSSFLANMSHEIRTPMSAVKGLAELLLRTGLNHLQKDYARNILKSADMLLSIINDILDFSKIDAGKMDITTTAYKFADFLDDIVVLVNLRAKEKGLLFFVDIDPALPSVLKGDEIRIKQIALNILSNAVKYTKTGWCRFSVKGERFDDKVKMVFQVADTGIGIKEEDLPGIFDAFFRSDLHTTRGIMGTGLGLAIAKRLLLAMDGDISVKSIYGRGTVFTFQLAQEIADPTPLADTGANAGKYALVLDDGLRGAQLNGIIKLLGVKTAYCSDIEDISVFSSERFTHCVYSEELVGGSLSKIQNMFADCEFVAIKDTRFSLRDTENSGETAIYEPFTLTKVNALFNKDRRDAEPADDSFGGNVKFTGAKALLVDDNDINLMIGGEMLRSYGLNVTEAENGQKAVNFCREKKFDIIFMDHMMPTMDGIEAAARIRALGSGLNGDTPIVMFTANVVSGVADEYKALGLQDFVGKPVEMKELYRVLSKWLPPETQHGGASKDKAADAPPQAVFDLLEAMEGFGVYATDAVRELGGDLREYITRLETIASILADVPKQLKALAAAGDLENFSEQIEQVQDLLYQIGARDFAGRAKSLAAAARNGNTAYINMDFNNFLDSLHLLEKKLEVLAPLAKGKSMQTSLLNNSSYIRLCITKVQKALQEKKTYEALANVEILLGVSLDKRLDAHFIQIMKSIETHDYDGGIKLCENLLQNY; encoded by the coding sequence ATGCTGAACGAGTGTACGCGCGATATGCAAAAACTAATGGCGGAACTGGAAGTTTGCCGCAGCCAATTAGCGCGGGCGCGACTGGTTGCTACGGAATTGGAACGGGAAAACAAACTTTTGGCCGCCAAGTCCGGGCGGAATCCTTTCGCCGCCGCAGAAGAAAAAAGTCTGCATTGGCTGTATAACAAGCTCGTGCTGGAAAGCTGCCCAGAAATAATTGTGTTCTTTGACGAAAATCTCCGTTTTGTCATAGGGTCCCGTGCCTGTATAAACGAGCTCGGGCACTGCGAAAACACAAACATCGGCGGATTTGCCCTAAAGGATGTTTTTGCTCCGAAAGTCGCGGAGAGCTGGATTGCGAACATCGAAAGGCAGTGCGCGAAAGTATTGAGGACGCGCCTTTCCTGCCGGGACAGCGGCGTGATACCTTATATTGGCGGCACTTTCGGTTACGCGCAGACGAGCGTTTCCCCAGTTATGGACGAGTCCGGGGTTTGCCGCGGCGTCCTGCTGGTAATCAATGATATAACCGAACTTACCTTGACAAAGGAAAGAGCTGAAGCGGCGGCCTTGTCAAAGAGCAGTTTCCTCGCGAACATGAGCCATGAGATCCGAACGCCGATGAGCGCGGTAAAAGGGCTTGCCGAGCTTTTGCTGCGGACGGGCCTTAACCATCTGCAAAAAGACTATGCCCGCAATATATTAAAATCAGCCGATATGCTTTTAAGCATTATAAATGACATATTGGATTTTTCCAAGATAGACGCCGGCAAGATGGATATAACTACAACCGCTTACAAATTTGCGGATTTTCTTGACGACATTGTTGTGCTCGTGAATTTGCGCGCAAAAGAAAAAGGGCTTTTGTTTTTTGTGGACATTGATCCGGCGTTGCCGTCCGTATTAAAGGGCGATGAAATAAGGATAAAACAAATAGCTTTAAATATTTTGTCCAACGCGGTTAAATATACCAAAACCGGCTGGTGCCGTTTTTCTGTGAAAGGCGAGCGTTTTGACGATAAGGTTAAGATGGTTTTTCAGGTCGCCGATACCGGCATCGGCATCAAAGAGGAGGATTTGCCGGGCATCTTTGACGCTTTCTTCCGTTCCGACCTGCACACAACGCGCGGCATAATGGGCACCGGCCTCGGGCTGGCCATAGCCAAGCGGTTGCTTTTGGCAATGGACGGCGATATTTCCGTTAAAAGCATATATGGCCGGGGCACGGTTTTTACCTTCCAATTAGCGCAGGAAATTGCCGATCCTACGCCGTTGGCGGATACAGGCGCTAACGCCGGAAAATACGCGCTGGTTCTGGATGACGGACTGCGCGGCGCGCAGCTTAACGGCATAATCAAGTTGCTGGGGGTAAAGACCGCTTATTGCTCTGACATTGAAGATATCAGCGTATTCAGTTCCGAGCGCTTTACCCATTGCGTTTATTCCGAGGAGTTAGTCGGCGGGTCGCTGTCTAAAATACAAAACATGTTCGCGGACTGTGAATTTGTCGCCATAAAGGATACGCGCTTTTCTTTGCGCGATACTGAAAACAGCGGCGAGACAGCAATATATGAGCCGTTTACCCTCACTAAAGTAAACGCGCTTTTCAATAAGGATCGGCGCGATGCCGAACCGGCGGACGATTCCTTCGGCGGCAATGTCAAATTTACCGGCGCCAAGGCCCTGCTCGTTGACGACAATGATATAAACCTGATGATTGGCGGCGAAATGCTGCGCTCTTACGGGCTGAACGTGACAGAAGCCGAAAACGGGCAAAAGGCGGTTAATTTTTGCCGTGAAAAGAAATTTGATATAATTTTCATGGATCATATGATGCCGACAATGGACGGCATAGAGGCCGCCGCCCGGATACGCGCCTTAGGAAGCGGCCTTAACGGGGACACCCCCATTGTTATGTTCACCGCCAATGTCGTGAGCGGCGTAGCCGATGAATACAAGGCGCTCGGGCTACAGGATTTTGTCGGCAAACCTGTCGAGATGAAGGAATTGTACAGGGTACTATCCAAATGGCTGCCGCCGGAAACCCAGCACGGCGGGGCAAGCAAAGATAAGGCGGCGGATGCGCCGCCGCAGGCGGTTTTTGATTTGCTGGAAGCGATGGAGGGCTTTGGAGTGTACGCAACTGACGCGGTGAGGGAATTGGGCGGCGACTTGCGTGAATATATAACGCGGCTTGAAACAATTGCAAGCATTTTGGCCGACGTGCCCAAACAGCTCAAAGCCTTGGCCGCTGCCGGCGATTTGGAAAATTTCTCCGAACAGATAGAACAGGTGCAGGATCTGCTCTATCAGATCGGCGCGCGCGATTTTGCCGGGCGGGCCAAGAGTTTGGCCGCCGCCGCCCGAAATGGCAATACTGCTTATATAAACATGGATTTTAATAATTTCCTGGACAGCTTGCATTTGCTGGAAAAAAAGTTGGAAGTCTTAGCGCCGCTGGCCAAGGGCAAAAGCATGCAAACATCCTTGCTCAACAACTCTTCATATATCAGGCTGTGCATAACCAAGGTGCAAAAAGCCTTGCAGGAAAAAAAGACCTACGAAGCGCTAGCCAACGTGGAAATACTTTTGGGCGTTTCGCTTGACAAGCGGCTTGACGCGCATTTTATCCAGATAATGAAAAGCATAGAAACGCACGACTACGACGGCGGGATAAAATTATGCGAAAACCTGCTGCAAAATTATTGA
- a CDS encoding helix-turn-helix transcriptional regulator: MAVFHDRLKTLREKSKFTLKDMAYLLNCSERHYRDIESGGADLLFSKAILLAEYFAVSLDYLAGNTDKAKCGK, encoded by the coding sequence ATGGCTGTTTTTCACGATCGCTTAAAAACATTGCGGGAAAAAAGCAAATTTACTCTGAAGGATATGGCGTATCTTTTAAATTGCAGCGAACGGCATTACCGTGACATAGAATCGGGCGGGGCGGATTTATTGTTTTCCAAAGCGATTTTGCTCGCAGAATACTTTGCCGTGAGCTTGGATTACCTTGCGGGCAATACCGATAAAGCGAAATGCGGCAAATAG
- a CDS encoding amino acid ABC transporter ATP-binding protein: MDIINAVDIRKSFHETMALKGVSLRVRQGEVIAIIGASGSGKSTFLRCLNRLENIDSGEINIAGETLAATGADGRARYARDADARRLCAKMGMVFQHFNLFPHFTVLENIIKPPMLVKKIAAESIMPEAEKLLRKVGLTDKKDSYPSRLSGGQKQRVAIARALAMQPDIMLFDEPTSALDPELTGEVLKTMRHLAEENMTMLIVTHEMGFAREVADRVVYMDDGLTIEEGAPEDIFTCPRESRTQAFLQTIIHA; the protein is encoded by the coding sequence ATGGACATAATAAACGCGGTCGATATCCGCAAAAGCTTTCATGAAACTATGGCGCTTAAGGGAGTATCGCTTCGCGTCCGGCAAGGTGAAGTAATCGCCATTATCGGCGCCAGCGGTTCCGGCAAAAGCACTTTTTTGCGTTGCCTTAACCGTCTGGAAAACATTGACAGCGGTGAAATAAACATCGCGGGCGAGACGCTGGCCGCCACGGGGGCGGACGGCAGGGCAAGATACGCGCGGGATGCGGATGCGCGCCGCCTGTGCGCCAAGATGGGCATGGTATTTCAGCATTTTAATCTTTTTCCGCATTTTACCGTGCTGGAAAACATAATTAAGCCGCCCATGCTGGTGAAAAAAATTGCTGCGGAAAGCATAATGCCGGAAGCGGAAAAACTCTTGCGCAAGGTTGGGCTGACAGACAAAAAAGACAGCTACCCCAGCCGGCTTTCCGGTGGGCAGAAACAAAGGGTCGCTATCGCCCGGGCTCTTGCCATGCAGCCTGACATCATGCTGTTTGACGAGCCTACTTCCGCGCTTGATCCGGAACTGACCGGCGAGGTATTGAAAACCATGCGCCATCTGGCGGAGGAGAACATGACCATGCTGATAGTTACCCATGAAATGGGCTTTGCGCGGGAAGTCGCGGATAGGGTAGTGTATATGGACGATGGATTGACAATCGAAGAAGGCGCGCCGGAGGACATATTCACTTGTCCGCGCGAAAGCCGCACACAGGCTTTTTTGCAAACGATAATACACGCGTAG
- a CDS encoding amino acid ABC transporter permease, which produces MRFDYLIGIMPPLLEGFGVTLKMFFATLVLSLPLGLFLALARLSPWRVLRTLIGVYVWLLRGTPLMLQLLFFYFALPGFGITLADFPAALAAFALNYAAYFAEIFRAGIQAIDRGQYEAAKTLGMTYAQTMRHIVLPQVIRHILPPAGNEIITLVKDTSLIYVLAMGDLMRVTRSIVQRDFNTAPFGVAAAFYLGMTLILTWIFKGLEKHYSAYEK; this is translated from the coding sequence ATGCGCTTTGACTATCTTATCGGCATAATGCCGCCCTTGCTGGAAGGCTTTGGCGTAACGTTAAAAATGTTCTTCGCGACGCTTGTCCTGTCTTTGCCGCTGGGTCTTTTTCTCGCGCTTGCCCGTCTGTCTCCCTGGCGGGTTTTGCGTACGCTGATAGGGGTTTATGTTTGGCTGCTGCGCGGCACGCCGCTCATGCTGCAACTTTTGTTTTTTTATTTCGCGTTGCCGGGCTTTGGCATCACGCTGGCGGATTTTCCTGCGGCGCTGGCGGCTTTCGCGCTCAACTACGCCGCTTATTTCGCGGAAATATTTCGCGCCGGCATACAGGCGATAGACCGCGGGCAGTATGAGGCGGCTAAAACACTCGGCATGACCTACGCGCAAACAATGCGCCATATCGTCCTGCCGCAGGTAATACGGCATATCCTGCCGCCGGCCGGCAATGAAATAATAACTTTGGTCAAAGACACCTCGCTTATTTACGTTCTGGCCATGGGCGATCTCATGCGCGTTACCCGCAGCATTGTGCAAAGGGACTTCAATACCGCCCCTTTCGGCGTAGCCGCCGCCTTTTACCTCGGCATGACCCTTATCCTGACTTGGATATTCAAAGGTCTGGAAAAACATTACTCGGCCTATGAAAAATAA